CGCGGCGTGGTCGCCTTCTGCGCCGTCTGGACGGTCGCCTCCCTGTTCGTGCCAAAGTTCGGCAACGCCGGGCTCACCAGCGTCGTGGGCGCCGCCTACTCCAGCTACTTCATCGCGGGTATCGCGCTCTATCTCATCCACCGGTTCGGCTCGACGCTGCTGCTGTGGTCGATCGTCGGCCTCTCCTGGCTGATCGCGCTCACCCGGCTGCCCAGCCTCGCCCACGCCCGCGACGTCGCCTTCGTGCCGACGGCCGTCATCGTGACGGGCTTCTTCCTGGTGATGGCGGCGGTCGCCCTCAACCACTTCCGCTGGGTGACCTGGGGCTGGGTCGCGACGGCCGGAGCGCTGACGTACCCGCTCTATCTCATCCACCAGACGGTCGGGCTCGCCGTCATCGAGCGGGCCCAGGGCCACCTCTCGCCGTGGCTGCTGATCACCGCTGTGGTGGCGGGACTGCTGCTCGCCGCGTGGCTGATCCACCGGGTCGTCGAGCGGCCCGCCGCCCGCTGGATGAAACGGCAACTCGGCGAGTCGCTGCGCCAGGTGCGGACGGCCCGCTGACCGCTGCCGGCGACGCCCGGCCGGCAATGAGGAATTGACAAATAATGTCCGGGTGCGGGACGAAAAAAAGAATGCGGGAACAGGCCATCCCTGATACCGGGATGGCCTGTTCCCACTTCAGTTGATCAGAGGTTTACCTCGCGGCAGTGTCCGCGGAATTCCGACGGCATGGAAAGGGGACCGCAGGAATGTGTCATCCGACGGACACTTCCCTGCCTCAGAGGGTGTAGGTCCGGCAGGACGGGTTGCCGATGGGCTGCTTCTCGCAGATCGAGAACCCGAGGACGTCGCCGCCGAACGTCTTGTTGCCGCAGCCGGCGGCCGAGCCGTTGCCGTCGCTGACGGTGTTGCCACCCGTGCTGCCCCGGACGGTGAACGTGGCGTACACGCCGTTGCCGTCCTGCTCCATGTCGCAGACCTCGACCCACCGACGGTCAGCGCCCACCCCCGCGTAGTCGCTGCCCTCGTAGCCCCGGAAGTACGAGGCGGCCTGAGCCGGCGTGGAGGCCAGGAGCGCAATTGCCCCAGCCCCGGCAAGCACCGAGGCGACCCGGCCGGCAGTTACCTTGATCTTCATTTGTCTCTCCCCGTCTGCTACGTCCTCGCGACGCAGCGTGGCGATCATAACCATCACTTTCCCGGGAGATCAATCGTCAATTCCTGACCGATGTCCTCAGTGGATACGCGGCGTCGGCTGATGTGCGGCACAAAGTGCCGCTCCGCGCGTCTGACAGCGAGTGGGAGTTGTCGTGCCGGTATTTGCCGTCGACCACCCCCGATGACCGACCGCGGACCGGGGACCGGCCGAGGGATCACGTCCGGTGCGCGGCGGGGGCGGTTCAGCCGGTGGGCGTACGCAACCGGTGCAGGCGCAGCGCGAGCTGCACCTCCAGCGCCCGCTCCGGCTTCTGCCAGTCCGTGCCGAGCAGCTGACCGACCCGCTCCAACCGCTGGGTCACCGTGTTGACGTGCACGTGCAGCAGCTCCGCCGCCCGGGCCAGACTGCCGCCCACCCCGAAGTACGCCTCCAGCGTCCGCACCAGGGCGGTGCCCCGCCGCGCGTCGTAGTCGACCACCGGCCCCACGGTGCCGGTGAGGAATTGCTCCACGTCCCGGTCGCCCGAGTCGCCCACCGCCCCCAGCAGCAGCCCCACGAAGCCCAGCTCGGCGGTGCTCGCCCCCTGCCCGGACCGGCCCAGCGCGCCCAGCGCGGTCAGGCAGCGTTCCGCCTCGGCGAAGGTGGCGGCCAGCGACGCCGGACCACGGGACGGGCCACTCGCCCCGGCGGTCACCGGGCGGCCGGTCACCTGGGACAGGTCGCGGGCCACCGCCCGCGCGCTGCCGCCGGCGTCCTGGCCGGGCAGCATCAGCACCACCCGGCCGTCCGGGCCGCCGCCAGGCCGCCCCGGGTCGAGGCGTACGTGGTGGCCCAGGAGAGCACCCGCTGCCGGGCCGACCCGGTCGCCGCGATCGCGTCGTCGCCCACCGCCACGAGTACACACGGGGCGTCCAGGTCCACGCCGAGCCGGCGGGCCCGGCTGCGCAGCGCGTCGGTGTCCCGCAGCGGCCGGGCGATCAGGTCGTCCAGCAGCTCGCCCCGGACCCGCCCCTCCGCCTCGGCGACGGTCCGGCGGAACAGCAGCAGCAGCGCGGTGACCAGCGCCGCCCGCTCCAGGATCCGCTGGTCGGCGTCGACCAGCTCGCCGTCCGGGCGCAACACCAGGGCGCCCAGGTTCTCCGCCCCGGCGACCACCGCCGCGTACCAGAGCGGACCCCGCGCCACGCTGCGCCCCTCTGTACGCGACGCGGCCACCGCCTCCACCATGTCGGCCCGGTCCGGCTCCTCGATCTGCCCGACCCGGGCCAGCTGGCGCCCCTCGGCGTCCAGCGCCAGCAGCGCCCCGCCCAGCACGTCGGTCACCGCCGACGCGACGTCCTCCACCCCGCCGCCGCGCAGCACCAGCGCGGTCATCCGGTCGTGCGCCGCCGCGGCCCGCTCCACCGAGCTGCTGTGCGCCCGGATGGTGGTGTTCGCCGCGGAGAGCTCGGCCAGCGCCGAGCGGGTCTCGGCCAGCAGCCGGGCGGTGTCGATCGCCACCGCGGCGTGCGCCGCCAGCGACACCAGCAGCGACACCTCCTCGCGGGCGAACGGCCGGGCCGACCGGTTCGCCGCGTACAGCACGCCGATCACGCTGGAGCCGAGCCGCAGCGGTACGCCCAGGATGGCCACCAGGCCCTCCTCGCCGACCCCGCCGTCGATCTCCCCGGTGTGCCGGAACCGCTCGTCCTCCTGATAGTTCGAGGTCACGTACGGGGTGCCGGTCTGGGCGACCAGGCCACCGAGGCCGTCCCCCATCTCCAGCCGCAACCGCTGGAACCGGGCCGAGATCGAACCGTCGGTCACCCGCATGTAGGTGTCGCCGCGCTCCTCGTCGTTGAGCGTCATGTAGGCCACGTCGGTGCCGAGCAGGTTGCGGGCCCGGTGCACGATCGCCCGGAGCACGTCGTCCAGGTCACGTAGCCCGGCCAGGTCGCTGGCCGTGTCGTACAGGCCGGAGAGCTCGATCTCGCGGCGGCGCCGGCGCTCCAGCAGCGCGCGGACCCGCAGCGCCACCACCTTCGCCTGCTCCAGCTCGGCCAGCCGGTCGGCCGGCAGGCCGGCGGCCCGGGCGGCCACCAGCGGCCCTTCGAACTCGACCGCAGCGGCCTCCCGGGCCAGCAGTTCCAGGAACTCCACCGGCGACGACATGAGCGACATTGTGCGCGCGGCCACTAGTTGGCCGTCCAGCCCCCGTCGAGGGCGATCGAGGCGCCGGTGATGAAGGCCGCCGGCGGGGAGCAGAGGTACGCCAGCAGTTCCGCCACCTCCTCCGGCTCGATCAGCCGCTTGATCGCCGCCCGGGCCAGCATGATCTTCTCGACCACCTCGTCCTCGCCGATGCCGTGGGTGGCGGCCTGGTCGGCGATCTGGCTCTCCACCAGCGCCGTCCGCACGTACGCCGGATTGATGCAGTTGGCGGTCACCCCGTGCGCGGCGCCCTCCAGCGCGACCACCTTCGACAGCCCCTCCAGGGCGTGCTTGGCCGCCACGTACGCCGCCTTGTACGGCGAGGCGCGCAGCCCGTGCACCGAGGAGATGTTGACCACGCGCCCCCAGCCCTGCGCGTACATGTGCGGCAGCGCCCGCCGGACCAGCCGGAACGGCGCCTCCACCATCACCCGCTGGATGTACGCGAAACGCTCGGTGGGGAAGTCCTGCACCGGCGCGACGTGCTGGAGCCCGGCGTTGTTGACCACGATGTCCACGTCGGCGTCGAGCCGGTCCACCGCGGCCGGGTCGGCCAGGTCGACGCCCTCCGCCCGACCGCCCGCCTCGGCGGCGACCGCCTTCGCGGCCTCGGTGTTGCGGTCCACCACCAGCACCGCCGCGCCGGCCGCCGCCAGCCGCAGGGCGCACGCCCGGCCGATGCCGCTGCCACCACCGGTCACCAGGGCGCTGCGACCGGAGAGGTCGAGGCGTACGACGTGGGGGACCGCCACGGGTTCTGCCGTCATGGCGCAAGAAGTTACGAGCTGTGTGGCCGGCGGCACATGGGGCGGCGACACATACTCCGGCCCCGGAGTGTGTGGCACACGCGGCGGCCGACGGGGGTCGGCGTGTCCGCCCGGGACGGCGTCGGGGCGGACCAGTAGGGTATCGAACACACGTACTGCTGGCGGCTGGGGGAGGAGGCGGCGTGCGCGTGCTCGGCGTCGACCCGGGGCTGACCCGGTGCGGGGTCGGCGTGGTCGAGGGGGTGCCGGGCCGGCCCTGCACGCTGATCGCCTACTACGTCGTCTACACCGATCCGTCCGACGAGCTGCCGCTGCGCCTGCTGCACCTGGACCGGTCGCTGACCGAGCTGGTCGCCGAGCACCGGCCCGACGCGGTGGCCGTGGAGCGGGTGTTCAGCCAGCACAACGTCCGCACGGTGATGGGCACCGCCCAGGCCAGCGGCATCGCCGTGCTCGCCGGGGCACGCGCCGGGCTGCCCGTGCAGACGTACACGCCGAGTGAGGTGAAGGCGGCGGTGACCGGTTCCGGTCAGGCCGACAAGAAGCAGATGACCACCATGGTGACCCGGCTGCTGCGGCTGGCGGAGCCGCCCAAGCCGGCCGACGCCGCCGACGCCCTGGCCCTGGCCATCTGCCACGTGTGGCGCGGCGGCACCCGGTCCAAGCTGGCCGTGGCCGCCGAGCGGGCCCGACGAGGAGGAGCAGCACGATGATCGCCAGCGTGCGCGGCACGGTGACCGCGACCGGTCCGGACCACGCGGTGGTGGAGGTGGGCGGGATCGGCCTGGCGGTGCAGTGCGCCCCCGGCACCCTCGCCGACCTGCGGGTCGGCCAGCCGGCCCGGCTCGCCACCAGCCTGGTGGTCCGGGAGGACTCGCTCACCCTCTACGGCTTCGCCGACGACGACGCCAAGCAGCTGTTCGAGCTGCTCCAGACCGCCAGCGGGGTCGGCCCCCGGCTGGCCCAGGCGGTGCTCGCCGTGCACACCCCGGACGCGGTCCGCAAGGCCATCGCCAACGCCGACACCGCCGCGCTGACCCGGGTGCCGGGAATCGGCAAGAAGGGCGCCGAACGCCTGGTCCTGGAGCTGCGCGACCGGATCGGCCCGGTGCCGATCGGCCCGGACGGGGCGGCCGGGGTGACCGGTGGCGCCTGGCCGGAGCAGGTCCGCCAGGCCCTGGTCGGGCTCGGCTGGAGCGGCGCCCAGGCCGAGCAGGCCGTGGCCGCCGTCGCGGAGACCGTCGACGGCGAGACCCCGCCCGTGCCGGTCCTGCTCAAGCAGGCCATCCGCCTCCTGGGCCGCACCCGATGACGAGCGCGAGGAGTGAGCCGGGTTTGCGAGCCCCGCAGTCGCGAGTGAAGGTCAGCGCATGACGGGGGAGAACCTGGTCTCGGCGTACGTCAACGACGCGGAACTGGACGCGGAGGCCAGCGTCCGGCCGAAGCGGCTCGAGGAGTTCATCGCCCAGCACCGGGTCCGCGACCAGCTCGACCTGCTGCTCAAGGGCGCGATGCGGCGCGGCTCCCCGCCCGACCACATTCTCCTCTCCGGGCCACCTGGCTTAGGTAAGACCACCCTGGCCAACATCGTGGCCGCCGAGCTGGGTTCCGGGATCCGGGTGACCAGCGGTCCGGCGATCGAGCGTTCCGGTGACCTGGCGGCCATCCTGACCAGCCTCGCCGAGGGTGACGTGCTGTTCATCGACGAGATCCACCGGATCGCCAAGCCGGCGGAGGAGTTGCTCTACAGCGCGATGGAGGACTTCCGGGTCGACGTGATCGTCGGCAAGGGGCCGGGCGCCACCGCGATCCCGCTGGACGTCGAGCCGTTCACGCTGGTCGGCGCGACCACCCGGTCCGGGCTGCTGACCGGGCCGATGCGCGACCGCTTCGGCTTCGTCGCCCATCTCGACTTCTATTCCCCGGCCGACCTGGAGGCGTTGCTGCGCCGCTCGGCCCGGATCCTCGGGGTGCCGATCACCGACGAGGGGGCGGTGGAAATCGCCGGTCGGTCGCGGGGGACGCCGCGGATCGCCAACCGGCTGCTGCGCCGGGTCCGCGACTACGCCGAGGTCCGGGCCGACGGGGTGGTCACCCTGGAGACCGCCCGCGCCGCCCTCACCGTGTACGACGTCGACGCCCTCGGTCTGGACCGGCTGGACCGGGCGGTGCTGACCGCCCTGGTCGACTCGTTCCGGGGTGGCCCGGTCGGGCTCTCCACCCTGGCGGTGGCGGTGGGGGAGCAGCCGGACACGGTCGAGGAGGTCTGCGAGCCGTTCCTGGTCCGGGCGGGGCTGCTCGCGCGGACGCCGCGGGGCCGGGTGGCGACCGAGGCGGCCTGGCGCCATCTGGGGCGTACCCCACCGAATGGTACATTTGGCACCGGCACCCCTCCGGTGCCCGATCTGTTCTCCGCACCGCCCGATCAGCCGTGATCCGAACGTGATCTGGGTCGCATTCGGTCTTCTCAGGTGCAGGGATTAGACTTCGCCGCGGTCTGTACAGGATGTGAGAATTCGCCTCCGCTCCGATGCCCTCGGGTCAGGTGCGGCGGCCAACGGGAAGGTCGACAACCGTGCATAACCTTGCAGCGGGCGGCGGAGGAGCCGGCGGCCTGACGCCGATCCTGATGATCGCTCTGCTCTTCGGCGTCATGTACTTCATGATGATCCGCCCCCAGCAGAAGCGCCGCCGTGAGGCCGAGCAGATGCAGTCCACCCTCTCCCCGGGTGACGAGGTCGTCACCATCGGCGGCCTCTACGGCACCGTCACGGGCGTGGACGACGACACGGTCCTGCTCGAGGTCGCCCCGGGCGTGCAGACCCGGTACGCCCGTCCGGCCATCGCCCGGGTGGTCAACCAGGCCGAGCGCCCGGAGTCGACCGAGCCCGTCACCGAGGACGCCGAGGTCGTCAAGGACTGATTGCCGGCCCGGACGGGGCAGCGGATCGATCCGGATAAGTGGATAGTTTGGGTCGGCGCCGGACGCCGACACGTGCCACCTCCCTGCGACGCCGCCGCGTCGTGACCCGGAGGGCGTGTCGGTCGGGGCGTCGACCCACCAGAGCGGTCGGCCGGAGATCCCCGGCCCGACCTTCGCCGCCGCTGGCAGCAGCGGCGCGACCGTACAGGGAGACAGGACAGCCGTGGCACCACCTCAGGGACAGATGCGCCCCGGACGGCAGCTCGCCGTGCTCGGGTTCATCTTCGTCGTCCTCTATCTTTTGGTGTTCTTCTCGGGCGGCGCCAGCGGCAGCTGGAAGGACCGGCTGGAGCCGCGGCTCGGCCTGGACCTGATCGGCGGCACCCGGCTGACGCTCGAGGCCACCAACAGCGTGGACGGCAAGCCGCCGACGGCCGCCAACCTCGAGGAGGCGCGCCAGATCATCGAGAACCGGGTCAACGGCTACGGCGTGGCCGAGGCCGAGGTGGTCACCGAGGGCAACCGCAACATCGTCATCTCCCTGCCCGGTCAGAACCGGGCCCTGACCGACGTCGGCAGCGCCGCCGAGCTGCGCTTCCGCAAGGTGCTCAAGGCGACCGACGGCAGTGGCGGGGTCGCCGCCCCGCCGCCCGCCGCCACCCCGGCGCCGTCCGGCAGTGCCGCGCCGAAGCCGTCGGGCAGCGCGGTGCCGAAGCCGTCGACCAGCGCGTCGGCGAAGCCCGGTGCGAAGGTCACGGCGTCGCCGAGCGCCGGCGGTCAGGGCGGCATGGCCCCGACGCCGAGCGCCCGCCGCGGCGACCCCGTCCGCCTCCCCGAGCGCCGCGGCACCCTCGCCGAGCGCCAGCGCCGCCCCGGTGCCGCAGAGCATCGAGGAGCAGCGCAAGGCCGTCCAGCAGAAGGTCGGTCCCGCCGTCTGGGCCGCCGCGAGCGCCCTTCAGGCGCCCCCGGCCGACCCCGCGCAGGCCGCGCAGCTGAAGCCGTTCGGCACGCTCTCCCCCGAGGAGGTCGCGGTGCTGACGCCGGAGATGCAGTTCAACGTGCCGACCATCAGCTGCGCCCAGCTCGACAAGCGCCCGCCGGCGTCGATCAAGGACGAGAAGCAGAAGGCCGTCGCCTGCGAGAGCGGCGCGAAATACCTGCTCGACGTCGCGAAGGTCGCCGGCACCGACATCAAGAACGCCTCCGCCCAGCTCGACCAGACCAGCTCCTGGGTGGTCAGCCTGCAGTTCAAGAGCGACGGCCAGGAGAAGTGGACCGCGCTCACCCGCGAGGCGTTCACCAACGAGGGCCAGGCCTGTGACCAGACCGCCCTCGGGCAGGGCGGCAAGTGCCGGGTCGCGGTGGTCCTGGACAACGAGATCGTCTCGTCCCCGGAGATCCAGGGCGTGCTGACCGGCGACTCGCAGATCACCGGCAACTTCGACAACAAGAGCGCGAACGCGCTGGCCAGCCAGCTGCGCTACGGCGCCCTGCCGGTGACCTTCAAGCAGCAGGACAAGCAGGACGTGACGGCCACGCTGGGCGACAGCCAGCTGCGGGCCGGTCTGCTCGCCGCCGGCATCGGCATGCTGCTGGTCATCATCTACTCGTTCTTCTACTACCGGCTGCTCGGCTCGGTGATCTTCCTGAGCCTGGTGCTCTCCGGGCTCCTGGTCTTCGGTGCGCTGGTGGTGCTCGGCCGGCAGATCGGCTTCACCCTCACCCTCGCCGGCATCGCCGGCATGATCGTCTCACTCGGTGTGGCGGCGGACTCGTTCGTCATCTACTTCGAGCGGCTCAAGGACGAGATCCGAGAGGGCCGCAGCCCGCGCAGCGCGGTGCCGCGGGCCTGGGTCCGGGCCCGCCGGACGATCATCTCGGCGAACGCGATCACCCTGATGTCGGCCGTGGTGCTCTACATCGTCTCGGTCGGCACGGTGAAGGGCTTCGCCTTCGCCCTCGGCCTGGCGACGGTGCTCGACCTGGTGGTCGTCTTCCTGTTCCGGCACCCGATCATGACGATGTTCGCCAGTACCCGGGCGTTCCTGTCCCCCCGGGTGAGCGGTCTGGGCCGGGCGCTGCCGGCCCGGTCGACCGAGCAGGTCACCGCCCGCAACCCGCGCGTCGTCAAGGAGGCCTGAGATGGCTAAGAGTGGTCTGGCGTCCCGGCTCTACCGGGGCGAGGCCGATCTCAACATCGTCGGCCGGCGCAAGGTCTGGTTCGGCGTCGCGGCCCTGCTGGCGCTGATCGCGGTGCTCAGCTTCGCGGTGCGGGGCTTCCACCTCGGCATCGAGTTCGCCGGCGGCAACTCGCTCGTCGTGCCGGCCACCGTCGGCACCCTGGACGACACCGAGCGGCAGGTCAACGACATCCTGGCGACCAAGGGTGGCGGTGTCCAGGTGGCCACCGCGCAGAAGGTCGGCGGCACCAACGGCGACTCCTACGAGATGCGTACGCCGGAGCTGACGCCCACCCAGGCGGACGACGTGAAGGTCGCGATGGCCGACAAGTTCGGCATCCCGGTCGACCAGGTCGGTGGCAACCAGGTCAGCGCGTCCTTCGGTGGACAGGTCACCGAGCGCGCGCTGCTCGGTCTGCTGATCTTCCTCGCGGTGGTGGCGATCTATCTGATCCTGCGCTTCGAGTGGCGGATGGCCGCCGCCGCCATCACCTCGCTCTTCATGAACCTGGTCCTGACCGCCGGCATCTACTCGCTGGTCGGCTTCGAGGTCACCCCGTCGACGATCATCGGTTTCCTCACCATCCTGGGCTTCGCCCTCTATGACGTGGTGGTGGTCTTCGACAAGGTCCAGGAGAACACCCGGGGCATCACCGCGAACAACAACCAGACCTACGGCGAGGCGGCCAACCTGGCGCTGAACCAGAGCCTGATGCGGTCGCTGAACACCTCGGTGGTCGCCCTGCTCCCGGTGGGTGGTCTGCTCTTCATCGGTGCCGGCCTGCTCGGCGCGGGCACCCTGAAGGACCTCGGCCTGGTGCTCTTCGTCGGTATGGCGACGGCCTTCCTGACCTCGATCCTGCTCGCCACGCCGCTGCTGGTGCTGTTGAAGAACCAGGACCCGCGGATCAGCGCGCACAACAAGCGGGTGCTGGCCCGCCGGGGTGCGATCGCCCGCGGCGAGCTGACCCCGAAGGGGGCACCGCGGGCCACCGCGGTCGCCGACGAGCCCGTCGACCCGGAGGCGGCGGCGCTGGCCGGCGCGCGCGCCGAAGGTGGGTTCCCGGCCGGCCGGGAAGCGCCCGACCGCGGGCCGGGGCAGGCGCCCGAGCGGCGGCGGAAACCGGCCGGGCGGCGCGAAACGGCGCTGAGCAGGGCCGGGGCGACCCGGTCGTGAGCAACGTGACGGCGTCCTTCATGCTGTGCGAGCAGCATGAAGGACGCCGTCGTCGTACGAAGGGGAACGGAAGCGCCGTGACGGAGACCCACAGCACCGGGGTACGCGGGGACAGCGGCATCGAGATGGCCCGGTTGGTGGCCAGCCGGGTGCTGGACGTGCCGGACTTCCCGAAGCCCGGAGTCATGTTCAAGGACCTGATGCCGCTCTTCGCCGACGGCGAGGTGTTCCGCCAGGTGATCGACGGGATCGTCGCCCACCACGGGCGGGAGTCCTTCGACGCGGTGGTCGGCATCGAGGCCCGGGGCTTCGTGATCGCCGCCGCCATCGCGTACGCCACCGGCGTCGGTGTGGTGCCGGTGCGCAAGGCCGGCAAGCTGCCCCGCCCGGCCTACTCGGCCTCCTACGCCCTGGAGTACGGCGAGGCGACGCTGGAGGTGCACCAGGACGCGTTCACCGCCGGGCACCGGGTGCTGGTCGTCGACGACGTGCTGGCCACCGGAGGCACCGCCGAGGCGACGCTCGACCTGGTGGAACGGGCCGGCGGCACGGTGTCCGGCTTCACCGTGCTGCTGGAGCTGGGTTTCCTCGCCGGCCGCGAGCGGCTCGCCCCGCGCCCGGTCCATGCCCTGCTGACCGTTTGATGCCCGGGCCCGTCGGGCGGACCCCGCGAGGGCCGTCCGGCGGAGCGGCAGGGCACCCTGCGTACGGGTAGCATTGCCCTTTGCTGACCGGGCGACCTCTGCCCGGCGGCGCGGAACAGGCCGGCCCCCGGGCCGGTTGCAGAGAACGTCGACCAGACGGT
The Micromonospora sp. R77 DNA segment above includes these coding regions:
- a CDS encoding 3-hydroxybutyrate dehydrogenase, with the translated sequence MTAEPVAVPHVVRLDLSGRSALVTGGGSGIGRACALRLAAAGAAVLVVDRNTEAAKAVAAEAGGRAEGVDLADPAAVDRLDADVDIVVNNAGLQHVAPVQDFPTERFAYIQRVMVEAPFRLVRRALPHMYAQGWGRVVNISSVHGLRASPYKAAYVAAKHALEGLSKVVALEGAAHGVTANCINPAYVRTALVESQIADQAATHGIGEDEVVEKIMLARAAIKRLIEPEEVAELLAYLCSPPAAFITGASIALDGGWTAN
- the ruvC gene encoding crossover junction endodeoxyribonuclease RuvC, which encodes MRVLGVDPGLTRCGVGVVEGVPGRPCTLIAYYVVYTDPSDELPLRLLHLDRSLTELVAEHRPDAVAVERVFSQHNVRTVMGTAQASGIAVLAGARAGLPVQTYTPSEVKAAVTGSGQADKKQMTTMVTRLLRLAEPPKPADAADALALAICHVWRGGTRSKLAVAAERARRGGAAR
- the ruvA gene encoding Holliday junction branch migration protein RuvA, which encodes MIASVRGTVTATGPDHAVVEVGGIGLAVQCAPGTLADLRVGQPARLATSLVVREDSLTLYGFADDDAKQLFELLQTASGVGPRLAQAVLAVHTPDAVRKAIANADTAALTRVPGIGKKGAERLVLELRDRIGPVPIGPDGAAGVTGGAWPEQVRQALVGLGWSGAQAEQAVAAVAETVDGETPPVPVLLKQAIRLLGRTR
- the ruvB gene encoding Holliday junction branch migration DNA helicase RuvB; translation: MTGENLVSAYVNDAELDAEASVRPKRLEEFIAQHRVRDQLDLLLKGAMRRGSPPDHILLSGPPGLGKTTLANIVAAELGSGIRVTSGPAIERSGDLAAILTSLAEGDVLFIDEIHRIAKPAEELLYSAMEDFRVDVIVGKGPGATAIPLDVEPFTLVGATTRSGLLTGPMRDRFGFVAHLDFYSPADLEALLRRSARILGVPITDEGAVEIAGRSRGTPRIANRLLRRVRDYAEVRADGVVTLETARAALTVYDVDALGLDRLDRAVLTALVDSFRGGPVGLSTLAVAVGEQPDTVEEVCEPFLVRAGLLARTPRGRVATEAAWRHLGRTPPNGTFGTGTPPVPDLFSAPPDQP
- the yajC gene encoding preprotein translocase subunit YajC, giving the protein MPSGQVRRPTGRSTTVHNLAAGGGGAGGLTPILMIALLFGVMYFMMIRPQQKRRREAEQMQSTLSPGDEVVTIGGLYGTVTGVDDDTVLLEVAPGVQTRYARPAIARVVNQAERPESTEPVTEDAEVVKD
- a CDS encoding adenine phosphoribosyltransferase, producing MTETHSTGVRGDSGIEMARLVASRVLDVPDFPKPGVMFKDLMPLFADGEVFRQVIDGIVAHHGRESFDAVVGIEARGFVIAAAIAYATGVGVVPVRKAGKLPRPAYSASYALEYGEATLEVHQDAFTAGHRVLVVDDVLATGGTAEATLDLVERAGGTVSGFTVLLELGFLAGRERLAPRPVHALLTV